A segment of the Vibrio sp. YMD68 genome:
GCAGATGCTTTCGCAAAATCAACATCACCATAAGGTTGGTTGATCAGCTCTTCAGCACGGCGTTTAGCTTCTTCCGCTTTAGCAAGGTCTAAGTCCTTACCGCGTACAGCAGTATCCGCTAAAATGGTCACATCGTTGGCTTGTACTTCTAAAACACCACCAGAAAGATAAATAATTTCTTCATCACCTTTCTTAGAAACAATGCGAACCATACCAGGGCGAATCGTGGTTAATAGCGGAGTGTGTCCCGCTAAAACACCAAGGTCACCTTTCTCACCTGAAATCTGAATGCTACGAGCTTGACCCGAATAAATTCGTTGTTCTGCACTCACAACATCCAAATGGAAGCTTACTGATGTTAATGCTGTCATAACGCCTCCTGTAAGACTCTATTAAAGCTTCTTCGCGTTCTCTAGCGCATCGTCAATCGTACCGCAGTACATAAACGCTTGCTCTGGAATATCGTCGTATTCGCCAGCTAGAAGACCTTTAAAGCCACGTAGTGTCTCGCTAAGAGGTACGTATACACCAGG
Coding sequences within it:
- a CDS encoding F0F1 ATP synthase subunit epsilon; translation: MTALTSVSFHLDVVSAEQRIYSGQARSIQISGEKGDLGVLAGHTPLLTTIRPGMVRIVSKKGDEEIIYLSGGVLEVQANDVTILADTAVRGKDLDLAKAEEAKRRAEELINQPYGDVDFAKASAELAKAVAQLKVIELVNRRR